A stretch of Caldanaerobius polysaccharolyticus DSM 13641 DNA encodes these proteins:
- a CDS encoding TM1266 family iron-only hydrogenase system putative regulator, which yields MEKRIGVIGIVVEHREQVADSLNRILSEYGDIIVGRMGIPYRDRGLSVISLIVDGTTDEIGALTGKLGNLAGVRVKTALTR from the coding sequence ATGGAAAAGCGTATTGGCGTTATCGGCATAGTGGTAGAGCATAGGGAGCAGGTGGCGGATAGCCTAAACAGGATATTGAGCGAGTACGGGGATATAATCGTGGGAAGGATGGGTATACCTTATAGAGATAGGGGGCTTTCGGTTATATCCCTTATAGTAGACGGAACCACCGATGAGATAGGGGCTCTTACGGGAAAATTGGGAAATTTAGCCGGTGTTCGGGTAAAGACGGCACTTACGAGGTGA
- a CDS encoding GerAB/ArcD/ProY family transporter, with product MSKNGRGYSMSSEKISSVQFMYIIVVLIVTTADMFPPSIVAVLSGRDAWAAVLISTVIALFMIYVFIKLGDMHKDKTLMEYAVDLLGRVLGRLTGLLYAGYFIYLNSIALRELGEMLKSAFLIKTPITVILITASIVMCYGVYCGFEAITRVIELGFFMGMGLLAFVIIFSIPMADFYEYLPAFENGIMPSLKGALVLLSYFGESALILMIYPAISNKDKAMPAGLLAVLLLGLILESGTIAIAVFGPIATSKILFPALQLVRMINYAEYFQRLDAIILALWVVGIMLKLLLLLNTANACVCQLGGLKDPKPTIIPLGLLVLSLSELFFDNVSDVYYYLMRSYPYSLFISAGIPLLLFIVSFLKGYKFKRTPGT from the coding sequence GTGTCAAAAAACGGGCGAGGCTATAGCATGTCCAGTGAAAAGATATCAAGTGTGCAGTTTATGTACATAATAGTGGTTTTAATTGTTACAACGGCGGATATGTTCCCACCGTCAATAGTAGCTGTTTTATCGGGTAGGGATGCCTGGGCGGCTGTATTGATATCTACTGTGATTGCACTTTTTATGATATACGTGTTTATAAAATTAGGAGACATGCATAAGGACAAGACTTTAATGGAGTATGCCGTAGACCTTTTAGGCCGCGTTTTGGGTAGGTTAACAGGTTTACTATACGCAGGTTATTTTATATACCTCAACTCCATCGCACTGCGGGAGCTGGGGGAGATGCTGAAATCAGCTTTTTTAATTAAGACGCCTATAACTGTGATTTTAATTACTGCTTCTATCGTGATGTGTTATGGAGTCTATTGCGGCTTTGAGGCTATAACGAGGGTTATCGAACTAGGATTTTTCATGGGGATGGGCCTTCTGGCATTTGTTATAATATTTTCTATTCCTATGGCGGATTTCTATGAATACCTGCCTGCTTTTGAAAATGGGATCATGCCTTCTTTAAAAGGAGCTCTAGTTTTGTTGTCCTATTTTGGAGAAAGTGCGTTGATTCTGATGATATATCCTGCTATAAGCAACAAAGATAAGGCGATGCCCGCTGGCTTATTGGCTGTCTTACTTTTGGGGTTGATATTAGAGTCGGGGACCATTGCCATTGCCGTATTTGGACCTATAGCCACGTCCAAGATCTTATTTCCGGCTCTTCAGCTGGTGAGGATGATAAACTACGCTGAGTATTTTCAGAGGCTTGACGCTATTATACTGGCTCTATGGGTAGTTGGCATTATGTTAAAGCTTTTGCTGTTGTTGAATACAGCCAATGCGTGTGTATGTCAGCTAGGAGGGCTAAAGGATCCTAAACCTACTATAATTCCATTGGGGCTTCTGGTTTTATCTCTGTCGGAGTTATTTTTTGACAACGTCTCGGATGTCTATTATTACCTTATGAGGTCCTATCCTTATTCTCTTTTTATAAGCGCAGGTATTCCCCTTTTGCTGTTCATAGTGTCTTTTTTAAAAGGCTATAAATTTAAGAGGACACCTGGAACTTGA
- a CDS encoding spore germination protein, with protein sequence MAKKIVKPIPARDYSARKSSNAQLWQNSQYLSKNLDMNISYFKNSFNQDTDIVYRYFTLYDKKVRAAIILVDSLVNKESIQKNLLRPLMNGDYPNGGIKDLFAVIKNNLLAMEDIREENQLDQLKDSILNGNVVLLIDGYDTAIIVSAQRWDMRVVEEPISEAAVRGSREGFNENLKTNIALIRRRLRTPQLKIENLKVGTLSKTNIAIAYIQGVASEDMVNEVKSRIKRIQIDGVLESKYIEELIEDAPTSPFPTVEYTERPDKVAASLLEGRIAIITDNTPFVLIVPAVLFQFLQSTEDYYQHYIVITPLRWIRIFALFISLFLPSIYIAATTFHPEMIPPPLAIAIAAQREGVPFPALIEALLMEISFEFLREAGIRLPKVIGQAVSIVGALIIGDAAVSASIVSPAMVIVVAFTGIASFIAPSFAFGFTIRLLRFPIMLIAGIFGFYGIMLSAIALMLHLASLRSFGVPYLSPIAPTNVSDLKDTLVRAPWWDMKSRPTHISEKNVKRQADHMKPQPDHGDDHQ encoded by the coding sequence ATGGCGAAAAAAATCGTCAAACCCATACCGGCAAGGGACTACAGCGCGAGAAAATCAAGCAATGCCCAGTTGTGGCAAAATTCACAGTACCTGTCTAAAAACCTCGACATGAATATAAGCTATTTCAAAAATTCATTTAATCAGGATACGGACATCGTATATAGGTATTTTACATTATACGACAAAAAAGTAAGAGCTGCCATTATATTGGTCGATAGCCTGGTAAACAAAGAGTCAATTCAAAAAAACCTCCTCCGACCTTTAATGAACGGGGACTATCCCAACGGAGGTATTAAAGACCTGTTCGCCGTTATAAAAAACAACCTGCTGGCAATGGAGGATATAAGAGAAGAAAACCAACTGGATCAACTGAAAGACAGTATACTAAACGGCAATGTGGTGCTGCTAATCGACGGATATGACACCGCTATAATCGTGAGCGCTCAAAGATGGGACATGAGAGTCGTGGAAGAGCCTATATCCGAAGCCGCGGTAAGAGGATCCCGCGAGGGATTTAACGAAAATCTCAAGACCAACATCGCTCTTATACGCCGCAGGCTTAGAACACCTCAGCTTAAGATAGAAAACCTTAAAGTAGGCACCCTGTCAAAAACCAATATAGCCATAGCGTATATCCAGGGCGTTGCCAGCGAAGACATGGTAAACGAAGTGAAAAGCAGGATCAAGCGAATTCAAATAGACGGCGTTTTAGAGAGCAAATACATTGAAGAATTAATAGAAGACGCACCCACCTCCCCTTTCCCTACAGTGGAGTATACCGAAAGGCCCGACAAAGTGGCAGCAAGCCTTTTGGAGGGGAGAATAGCCATAATTACCGACAACACTCCTTTTGTGTTAATAGTGCCTGCCGTATTGTTCCAATTCCTCCAGTCCACTGAGGATTACTACCAGCACTATATTGTAATAACCCCTTTGCGGTGGATAAGGATTTTTGCGTTGTTCATAAGCCTTTTCTTGCCTTCCATATACATCGCGGCTACCACCTTTCATCCTGAGATGATTCCCCCACCTCTAGCCATAGCTATAGCTGCCCAAAGGGAAGGCGTGCCGTTTCCTGCCTTGATTGAGGCATTGCTTATGGAGATAAGCTTTGAATTCTTAAGGGAAGCAGGTATAAGGCTGCCAAAAGTCATCGGTCAGGCCGTTTCCATTGTAGGCGCTCTGATCATAGGCGATGCAGCCGTATCCGCCAGTATCGTCTCTCCTGCTATGGTCATAGTGGTGGCATTTACAGGTATAGCGTCATTTATCGCGCCTTCTTTTGCTTTTGGTTTTACCATCAGGCTACTGCGATTCCCTATCATGCTAATAGCCGGCATTTTTGGCTTTTACGGCATCATGCTATCAGCAATAGCGTTAATGCTGCACCTGGCGTCCTTAAGGTCCTTTGGCGTCCCTTACCTCTCACCTATAGCGCCTACGAATGTGTCAGACCTCAAAGACACCTTAGTCAGGGCGCCGTGGTGGGACATGAAGTCCCGCCCTACCCATATAAGCGAAAAAAACGTAAAGCGGCAAGCCGACCACATGAAACCTCAGCCTGACCATGGAGATGATCATCAATGA
- a CDS encoding Ger(x)C family spore germination protein: MKKTSFRFFITLLLSLSFSLALTGCWDKREINELAFVQGVIIDKDANNIKLILHILKPSVLAQSKGGGRMGGGGGGESSKPYLIMSEEGPTLSKALSKFNNSLSRELFIQQNDIFFISEKLARSGLNEILDALTRQNEFRRTSYLMVLKGKPEDIMQAPAGLEQIPYKEVLGAIKRSMKTSTAYVTNINDFFKALTAGEGRQPIMGVISVTKKNGKPSGISVENAAIFNKDKFIGYTNALETSGLLFINGKIQNGTIELNRGPDQQKGKVTLEIIKSKTSVRPVLKDNKLSMQISVTAETTLDEQETSIDLSNPQRISELEQLQNAAIKHRIQLALNKIQKEYKSDVFGFGEKIHQHYPKIWNQIKGDWKDLFPHLPVEIKVKSWLARTGITSKPPKY; encoded by the coding sequence ATGAAAAAGACGTCTTTTCGCTTTTTTATAACTTTATTATTATCTCTATCGTTTTCGCTTGCTCTCACAGGCTGCTGGGATAAGAGGGAAATAAATGAGCTGGCTTTTGTGCAAGGGGTGATAATAGACAAAGACGCAAATAACATAAAGCTCATACTGCATATCTTAAAACCCTCGGTGCTAGCCCAATCAAAAGGAGGCGGGCGAATGGGCGGTGGGGGTGGGGGCGAATCATCAAAACCCTACCTTATAATGTCTGAGGAAGGCCCCACTTTATCCAAAGCCCTATCAAAATTCAACAACAGCCTATCGCGAGAGCTTTTTATTCAGCAAAATGATATATTTTTCATATCTGAAAAACTGGCAAGAAGTGGCTTAAACGAGATACTGGACGCCCTCACCAGGCAAAACGAGTTCAGGAGGACAAGCTATCTCATGGTCCTCAAGGGCAAACCAGAGGATATAATGCAGGCACCTGCAGGACTTGAGCAAATCCCCTATAAGGAGGTCCTCGGAGCTATAAAAAGATCTATGAAGACATCCACAGCTTATGTAACTAATATAAATGATTTTTTTAAAGCGCTGACAGCAGGAGAAGGAAGGCAACCTATCATGGGGGTGATCAGCGTCACCAAAAAAAACGGCAAACCTTCTGGAATATCGGTAGAAAACGCTGCGATATTTAACAAAGACAAGTTCATAGGCTACACCAATGCCTTAGAGACCTCCGGGCTTTTGTTCATAAACGGCAAGATACAGAACGGTACCATAGAACTGAACCGCGGTCCTGACCAACAAAAGGGAAAGGTCACGTTGGAAATCATAAAGTCCAAAACCAGCGTAAGGCCTGTGCTAAAGGACAATAAGCTATCCATGCAGATATCTGTCACCGCTGAAACCACCCTTGATGAACAAGAAACCTCCATAGACCTGTCCAATCCTCAAAGGATAAGTGAACTAGAGCAGCTGCAAAACGCAGCGATAAAGCACCGGATACAATTGGCCCTCAACAAAATACAAAAGGAATACAAATCAGATGTATTCGGCTTTGGTGAAAAAATACATCAGCATTATCCTAAAATATGGAACCAGATTAAAGGAGATTGGAAGGACCTCTTCCCCCATTTACCTGTAGAAATAAAAGTAAAATCATGGCTGGCACGCACCGGCATAACCAGCAAACCACCCAAATATTAA
- a CDS encoding transglutaminase family protein, which yields MGKKWVLFAISAFMAFTINESVSRGLASPYSQSAVLALTVLFMLASAFIFKYPWHSAVFIGCGILLWAFAHWHGEKAVHLGDFIGWSVQYISGNERANGYVVPLSLLMYAGISLAMYALAVRFRLFYVAFAIGIGIFAVQWYGFVDRAYTYMLYFVAASLVYCAVFNYPFDNADIRVMGWGFMACAIVMGAVHYMPVKIQPVSWERLSQWVQDTFPVVRTWRGWNDTAGVGFTGFTEGAQWLGGPAVSDNGVALYVKTTADTLYLRGGVYDMYDGKRWAKSGERWVDVQDGFIPKAYSKGVKGRNITVDIMQGPWSTRVLFTVLQPVYVKTPGGAIESDEDLQLRYSRRVSSGFKYTFTAFQPDVDPNAMRAYTSMEVPDSMKRYLQLPDELPQRVKDLALKITEGYKTPFDKALAIEAYLRQYEYNLDVPSTPASRDFTDYFLFELKKGYCTYYASAMAVMLRCVGIPARYVTGFIYRASDSGESAQGGYKAVTDAAAHAWVEAYFPGYGWVNFEPTPFYLPLYYGRSYSAGGATPYGIANGYYSGYSHETFTPDYTQGTNNKGNETQKDSSGENKTYSGTSKSESDKLNKGPEWARGVAILTAGLFALVIFAVWAFRYRKKKPVVPLDPKQRALWQFEEVLAHLSSCGFKMYSGETILEFADRISKHLECEINFRDVAFAFNRVRYGREPQKVDVEMLDSFYQLIKTKNFNS from the coding sequence TTGGGTAAAAAATGGGTGTTATTCGCGATTTCAGCGTTCATGGCTTTTACAATAAATGAGTCTGTATCCAGAGGGCTTGCATCCCCTTATTCTCAAAGCGCTGTATTGGCGCTTACAGTCCTCTTCATGCTGGCCTCTGCTTTTATATTTAAGTATCCATGGCATAGCGCTGTTTTTATTGGCTGTGGGATTTTGCTCTGGGCTTTTGCGCATTGGCATGGAGAGAAGGCGGTACACCTCGGAGATTTCATCGGGTGGTCAGTGCAATACATTAGTGGCAACGAGAGGGCAAACGGCTACGTAGTCCCCCTTTCGCTGTTGATGTACGCCGGCATTTCTCTGGCCATGTACGCGTTGGCGGTGAGGTTTAGGCTGTTTTACGTAGCCTTTGCCATAGGGATTGGAATATTTGCCGTGCAGTGGTATGGCTTTGTAGACAGGGCATATACCTATATGCTGTATTTTGTGGCCGCATCTTTAGTGTACTGCGCTGTATTTAATTACCCTTTTGATAACGCCGATATAAGGGTGATGGGATGGGGTTTTATGGCCTGTGCGATTGTGATGGGTGCAGTGCATTACATGCCTGTGAAGATACAGCCTGTTTCCTGGGAGAGGCTCAGCCAATGGGTACAGGATACATTCCCCGTGGTCAGGACATGGAGAGGGTGGAATGACACTGCGGGTGTTGGTTTTACGGGGTTTACAGAAGGAGCTCAGTGGTTAGGAGGTCCTGCTGTTTCTGATAATGGAGTGGCGCTTTATGTGAAAACCACCGCAGATACACTGTATTTGAGAGGTGGTGTGTATGATATGTATGACGGCAAAAGGTGGGCGAAAAGCGGTGAGCGATGGGTAGATGTCCAGGATGGATTTATACCCAAAGCCTATAGTAAAGGCGTCAAAGGCAGAAATATTACTGTGGATATTATGCAGGGGCCGTGGAGCACCAGGGTGTTGTTCACTGTTTTACAGCCTGTATACGTGAAGACGCCCGGCGGCGCAATTGAATCCGATGAAGACCTTCAGTTGCGCTATAGCCGTCGCGTAAGCAGTGGTTTTAAGTACACCTTTACGGCTTTTCAACCTGATGTAGACCCCAATGCGATGAGGGCTTATACATCCATGGAAGTGCCTGATAGCATGAAAAGGTATTTGCAGCTTCCTGATGAACTTCCCCAGAGAGTAAAAGACCTGGCTTTAAAGATAACCGAGGGTTATAAGACGCCTTTTGATAAGGCGCTGGCAATAGAAGCGTATCTGAGGCAATACGAGTACAATTTAGATGTCCCTTCAACGCCTGCTTCCAGGGATTTTACGGACTATTTTCTCTTTGAATTAAAAAAGGGCTATTGCACTTACTACGCCTCGGCTATGGCTGTAATGCTTAGATGTGTAGGAATACCTGCAAGGTATGTGACAGGCTTTATATATAGGGCTTCGGACAGCGGTGAAAGCGCGCAAGGAGGCTACAAGGCCGTTACCGACGCTGCTGCTCATGCGTGGGTGGAGGCTTATTTCCCGGGTTATGGATGGGTTAACTTTGAGCCTACGCCTTTTTATCTCCCCCTTTATTATGGAAGGAGTTATTCGGCTGGGGGCGCGACACCTTATGGCATTGCCAACGGGTATTATAGCGGTTACAGCCATGAAACATTTACGCCTGATTATACTCAGGGCACAAATAATAAAGGAAATGAAACACAAAAGGATAGCAGCGGTGAAAATAAAACCTATAGCGGCACTTCAAAATCAGAGAGCGACAAGCTCAACAAAGGGCCAGAATGGGCAAGAGGAGTGGCTATTTTAACAGCTGGACTTTTTGCCTTAGTTATTTTTGCCGTATGGGCTTTTAGGTACAGAAAGAAAAAGCCTGTGGTACCATTAGATCCCAAGCAAAGGGCTCTGTGGCAGTTTGAAGAGGTGTTAGCACATTTATCAAGTTGTGGGTTTAAAATGTATTCAGGGGAGACAATACTGGAATTTGCCGATAGGATATCAAAACACCTGGAATGTGAGATAAATTTTCGCGATGTGGCCTTTGCTTTTAACAGGGTGAGGTATGGCAGGGAGCCGCAAAAGGTAGATGTGGAGATGTTGGATAGTTTTTATCAATTGATAAAGACAAAAAATTTTAACTCTTGA
- a CDS encoding DUF58 domain-containing protein translates to MLDRLWPWFKFKYVVVFGLLIALFLIALFTGGPFTYTLFYVYLFTVMLSIVWCFASSRGISCDLKARNERIFVGETAAVEIVVRNTYPLFYPYVSLSEINFGNILRSSFAPAESKVLVKELSLRRYGVYRLGPLNIEIRDGFQLFSYSRDTGKCAEIRAYPKLIPIQSLHLEARQQFGTIPVNDRIYEDYTSISDTRKYRYGDNLKRIHWKTSAKKGELYVKNYEQLADNTMTIFLDRFEGNYGDALVDEKAMEYCVSLFKYYLELNIPTKVVTATAVVEGRNIHQFTELLDKLILLEPKEEIKVSAVLKDFVETSQYGDSLTVITPYADFELVDRLSACKAKGCGVVVFVVTREKDVIKYSDVLTFLNDNGIYARCISA, encoded by the coding sequence ATGCTTGATCGCCTGTGGCCCTGGTTTAAGTTTAAATACGTTGTTGTATTTGGTTTGTTGATAGCGCTTTTTTTAATCGCCCTTTTTACGGGCGGTCCTTTTACTTATACGCTGTTTTACGTTTACCTGTTTACAGTAATGCTCTCTATAGTGTGGTGTTTTGCCTCTTCTAGAGGCATATCTTGCGATTTGAAAGCAAGAAATGAGAGGATTTTTGTAGGCGAAACCGCCGCTGTTGAAATCGTTGTAAGAAATACATATCCGCTGTTTTACCCTTATGTATCCTTATCGGAAATAAATTTCGGAAATATACTGAGATCTTCTTTTGCCCCGGCAGAAAGCAAGGTATTGGTAAAAGAACTATCTCTGCGACGCTACGGCGTATACAGGCTGGGCCCTTTGAATATAGAGATAAGGGATGGCTTTCAGCTCTTTTCTTATTCAAGGGATACCGGAAAATGCGCAGAGATAAGGGCTTATCCTAAGCTTATACCGATTCAAAGCCTGCACCTTGAGGCCCGCCAGCAATTTGGTACAATTCCAGTAAATGACAGGATATACGAGGATTACACCAGTATATCGGATACGAGAAAGTACAGGTATGGTGACAATTTGAAAAGGATTCACTGGAAGACGTCTGCTAAAAAAGGGGAACTTTACGTAAAGAACTACGAGCAGCTGGCTGATAACACCATGACTATTTTCTTGGACAGGTTCGAGGGGAATTACGGCGATGCGCTGGTAGATGAAAAAGCTATGGAGTACTGCGTATCCCTTTTCAAGTACTACCTTGAGTTAAACATACCCACAAAGGTTGTCACGGCCACGGCGGTGGTGGAGGGCAGAAATATACATCAGTTTACAGAGTTATTGGATAAGCTTATACTGCTGGAACCTAAGGAAGAGATCAAGGTTTCCGCTGTGCTTAAGGACTTTGTGGAAACATCCCAATACGGGGATTCACTGACGGTGATCACCCCTTATGCGGATTTTGAGCTGGTGGACCGGCTGTCGGCGTGCAAGGCAAAGGGCTGTGGGGTCGTGGTGTTTGTCGTAACGAGGGAAAAGGATGTAATTAAGTACTCCGACGTTTTGACATTTTTAAATGATAACGGCATTTACGCCAGGTGTATAAGCGCATGA
- a CDS encoding AAA family ATPase, whose amino-acid sequence MGYRFNIEKLINNIQKVIVGKELTIRLMIIALLSGGHVLIEDMPGVGKTTLVKSLARSLNCSFRRIQFTPDLLPSDITGVSVFNQKTNEFEFKKGPVFSQIVLADEINRTSPKTQSSLLEVMEEGHVTVDGNTYPVEEPFMVLATQNPVEYEGTYPLPESQLDRFMMKISMGYPDHWEEKAIIKRFIEHEVLKELTPIMTKEELLEIKRSVRYVYIDDSIMTYIVNIVQRTRDNRYVYLGASPRASLMLARGAQANAIVNDRNYVIPDDVKMLAVPVLSHRLVIKPEYRLKGMSNEEFIKGILNEVNVPVVRDYA is encoded by the coding sequence ATAGGGTACAGGTTTAACATAGAGAAACTGATCAATAACATCCAAAAGGTTATTGTAGGCAAAGAATTGACCATAAGGCTTATGATCATAGCGCTTCTGTCCGGTGGTCACGTGCTAATAGAGGATATGCCAGGAGTGGGAAAAACCACGCTGGTAAAGTCCCTTGCCAGGTCTTTAAATTGTTCTTTTAGGAGGATACAATTTACCCCTGATCTTCTCCCATCGGATATAACGGGTGTGTCGGTATTCAACCAAAAAACCAACGAATTTGAGTTTAAAAAAGGTCCTGTTTTCAGCCAAATTGTCCTTGCTGACGAGATCAACAGGACATCGCCTAAAACCCAATCCAGTTTGCTGGAAGTGATGGAAGAAGGCCATGTGACCGTGGATGGCAACACTTATCCTGTAGAAGAGCCTTTTATGGTGCTGGCCACACAAAACCCCGTAGAATACGAGGGGACGTATCCGCTGCCCGAATCCCAGCTGGACAGGTTTATGATGAAGATATCCATGGGTTATCCCGACCATTGGGAGGAGAAGGCCATTATTAAAAGGTTTATAGAGCATGAGGTATTGAAAGAACTTACTCCAATTATGACCAAAGAGGAACTTCTGGAGATAAAGAGGAGCGTAAGGTACGTATACATAGACGACAGCATTATGACGTATATCGTGAACATCGTGCAGAGGACCAGGGACAATCGGTATGTGTATTTAGGTGCCAGCCCCAGGGCATCTCTTATGCTGGCCCGAGGGGCTCAGGCCAATGCCATTGTAAACGATCGCAATTATGTAATACCTGATGATGTAAAAATGCTGGCAGTGCCGGTGCTTTCTCATCGGTTGGTAATTAAGCCTGAGTACAGGTTAAAAGGTATGAGCAACGAAGAATTTATAAAGGGCATTTTAAATGAAGTCAATGTGCCCGTGGTGAGAGATTATGCTTGA
- a CDS encoding inorganic diphosphatase, with product MSIWHNVSMDRVTPERFMAVIEIPAGSKKKYELDKETGYIKLDRILYTSTHYPANYGFIPRTYSEDGDPLDVLVLCQEELDPLVLVECYAIGAIKMIDDEDVDEKIIAVPVRDPAFNGYKDVYDLPSHVMAEISHFFEVYKELEHKETSVKEVCGKKEAVEIIRKAIERYKVEFPGGF from the coding sequence ATGAGCATATGGCATAACGTGTCCATGGATAGGGTAACTCCTGAGAGGTTTATGGCTGTAATAGAGATACCTGCAGGCAGCAAAAAAAAGTACGAACTGGACAAAGAAACAGGGTATATAAAACTGGACAGGATATTGTACACCTCAACCCATTACCCAGCTAATTACGGCTTTATTCCCAGAACTTATTCAGAAGATGGGGATCCCCTTGATGTCCTGGTGCTGTGCCAGGAAGAGCTGGATCCCCTGGTTTTGGTAGAATGTTATGCTATAGGTGCTATCAAGATGATAGACGATGAGGATGTAGATGAAAAGATCATAGCGGTACCTGTGAGGGATCCGGCCTTTAACGGGTATAAAGATGTGTACGATTTGCCCTCCCATGTGATGGCGGAAATATCCCATTTTTTTGAGGTTTACAAGGAACTGGAGCATAAAGAAACCAGCGTCAAAGAGGTTTGTGGGAAAAAAGAGGCTGTAGAGATCATAAGGAAGGCTATTGAGCGGTATAAGGTGGAGTTTCCGGGCGGATTTTAA
- the pepF gene encoding oligoendopeptidase F, with the protein MNMLPKREQISPEYRWRLEDIYATDDLWEQDYKRLKDMLPVIKSYSGKMDSAGTVYEVLNLKDEINMIAEKLFTYARMRRDEDNGNSVYQALADRAAAIITEVQSCLSFIVPELLSKPYEVLYGFLQEDKRLELYRRYIEELIRQKAHVLSAQEERLLAMMGEVADAPDAVFTMINDADLRFPVIKGENGEDVELTKGRYIQLLKSYNRRVRKDAYEALYDTYGRLRNTLATTYNYNVKKDVFYARARKYNSSLEASLDDDNVPVSVYNGLIDAVNSNLGLLHRYMALKKRALKLDKLQMYDVYVPLVEGVKKRIPYEEAVDTVKNALTPLGEEYVDLLDKGFKGHWIDVFENQGKTSGAYSWGCYGVHPYVLLNYQESLDDVFTLAHEMGHALHTYYSNAHQPYIYSHYRIFVAEVASTLNEALLMHYLLSNIKDQSQRLYLINHYLEEFRGTVFRQTMFAEFEKVVHEKAESGIPLTADLLCDVYRDLNARYFGPDVETDHRIAMEWARIPHFYRSFYVYKYATSFSAAIAISQRILQEGKPAVDRYIEFLKSGSSDYPIELLKKAGVDMTTPEPVQDALSTFEDLLNQMEVGLNEHMA; encoded by the coding sequence ATGAATATGCTACCCAAGAGAGAGCAAATCAGCCCAGAGTACCGTTGGCGGCTTGAGGACATATACGCTACTGACGATCTGTGGGAGCAGGACTATAAAAGGTTGAAGGACATGCTGCCTGTTATAAAAAGCTACAGCGGTAAGATGGATTCGGCTGGGACTGTATACGAGGTCCTTAACCTGAAAGACGAGATAAACATGATAGCCGAGAAGCTTTTTACCTATGCCCGCATGAGAAGAGATGAGGACAATGGCAATTCCGTGTATCAGGCGCTGGCTGATAGGGCTGCGGCCATTATCACCGAAGTGCAGAGCTGTCTGTCTTTTATAGTCCCTGAACTGCTGTCAAAGCCTTATGAGGTTTTGTATGGTTTTTTGCAGGAGGACAAAAGACTTGAGCTGTACAGGAGGTACATTGAGGAACTTATAAGGCAGAAGGCACATGTATTATCGGCCCAGGAAGAGCGGCTGTTGGCCATGATGGGTGAGGTCGCCGATGCCCCTGATGCCGTGTTTACCATGATAAATGACGCCGATCTGAGGTTTCCTGTGATAAAAGGCGAAAACGGCGAGGATGTGGAATTAACCAAGGGGAGGTACATACAGCTTTTAAAAAGCTATAATAGAAGGGTTAGAAAAGACGCCTATGAAGCCCTATACGATACATACGGCAGGCTGAGGAATACCCTGGCTACTACTTATAATTACAATGTTAAAAAAGATGTGTTTTACGCCAGGGCGAGAAAGTACAATTCTTCCCTGGAGGCCTCTTTGGATGACGACAACGTGCCTGTGAGCGTCTATAACGGTCTTATAGATGCGGTAAACAGCAATCTAGGGCTTTTGCACAGGTATATGGCTTTGAAAAAAAGGGCTTTAAAGCTTGATAAACTTCAGATGTATGATGTGTATGTGCCCCTTGTAGAAGGCGTAAAAAAGAGGATACCTTACGAAGAGGCCGTGGATACGGTTAAAAATGCCCTTACCCCTTTAGGAGAGGAGTACGTAGATCTGCTGGATAAGGGCTTTAAAGGCCACTGGATAGATGTATTTGAGAATCAAGGCAAGACCAGCGGCGCTTATTCCTGGGGATGCTATGGGGTTCATCCTTATGTGCTGTTGAATTACCAAGAGAGCCTTGACGACGTTTTTACCTTAGCACACGAAATGGGCCACGCCTTGCATACCTATTATTCCAACGCTCATCAGCCTTATATATACTCTCATTACAGGATATTTGTGGCAGAGGTAGCATCTACATTAAACGAAGCTCTCTTGATGCATTATTTACTGTCCAACATTAAAGACCAAAGCCAGAGGCTTTACCTTATAAACCATTATTTAGAGGAGTTTAGGGGTACTGTGTTCAGGCAGACCATGTTTGCTGAATTTGAAAAGGTAGTCCACGAAAAAGCGGAATCAGGTATTCCTTTAACCGCTGATTTGCTATGCGATGTGTACAGGGATTTAAATGCCAGGTACTTCGGGCCTGATGTGGAGACAGACCATAGGATTGCCATGGAATGGGCCAGGATACCTCATTTTTATAGGAGCTTTTACGTTTACAAATACGCCACCAGCTTTTCTGCAGCTATTGCCATATCTCAGCGCATCCTGCAGGAAGGCAAACCCGCTGTGGACAGGTATATAGAATTTCTCAAAAGCGGCAGCTCCGATTATCCCATCGAGCTTTTGAAAAAGGCAGGTGTGGACATGACCACTCCTGAGCCAGTTCAGGATGCATTAAGCACCTTTGAAGACCTGCTTAACCAGATGGAGGTTGGGCTAAATGAGCATATGGCATAA